Proteins co-encoded in one Medicago truncatula cultivar Jemalong A17 chromosome 8, MtrunA17r5.0-ANR, whole genome shotgun sequence genomic window:
- the LOC11415888 gene encoding thioredoxin-like fold domain-containing protein MRL7 homolog, chloroplastic, translating into MLILQTALMPRTFSPFSHSRFLSYSTLSTHHIVKPISISCSVSTNSSSKPEPEPNHPTSKQRPKNKGKIFQSGDGVSINKDDRNSEDEFPTTIPRKPRRGRKSEAMKVEDFVRDRLENTFAAIRQQNASALENHKDIMKDSVGDDCESKPKRGNDDSYEEEVEEEEDGGGEKAVIEEESESWPLDTDVGWGIRASEYFEKHPIKNVVGDDGAEIDWEGETEDNWVQEINCLEWESFAFHPSPLIVLVFERYNRANDNWKNLKELEKAIKVYWSAKDRLPPRAIKIDINIEKDLAYALKVRECPQILFLRGNKMVYREKELRTADELVQMIAFFYYNAKKPAWVDDKALYLRH; encoded by the exons ATGCTGATTCTCCAAACAGCTCTTATGCCTCGAACGTTCTCACCTTTTTCTCATTCGAGATTCTTATCTTATTCCACTTTATCTACTCATCACATTGTAAAGCCTATTTCAATATCATGTTCTGTTTCAACTAACTCTAGCTCAAAACCCGAACCCGAACCTAATCATCCCACATCCAAACAAAGACCAAAAAACAAGGGGAAAATTTTCCAAAGTGGAGATGGTGTATCCATTAATAAAGATGATAGAAATTCTGAGGATGAATTTCCAACAACAATTCCAAGGAAGCCAAGGCGTGGTCGTAAAAGTGAGGCGATGAAAGTGGAAGATTTTGTACGTGACAGACTGGAAAACACGTTTGCTGCAATTCGGCAACAAAATGCGAGTGCTTTAGAGAATCATAAAGATATAATGAAGGACAGTGTTGGTGATGATTGTGAATCAAAACCAAAACGGGGCAATGATGATAGTTATGAGGAGGAGGTGGAAGAAGAGGAAGATGGTGGTGGAGAGAAGGCGGTGATTGAGGAAGAGAGTGAGAGCTGGCCATTAGATACAGATGTCGGGTGGGGAATAAGAGCTTCAGAGTATTTTGAGAAGCATCCAATTAAGAATGTTGTAGGAGATGATGGTGCTGAAATTGATTGGGAAGGGGAGACTGAGGATAATTGGGTTCAGGAGATCAATTGTTTGGAGTGGGAGAGTTTTGCTTTCCATCCAAGCCCTTTAATCGTACTTGTTTTTGAACGCTATAACAG GGCAAATGATAACTGGAAAAATTTGAAAGAGTTGGAGAAAGCAATAAAGGTGTACTGGAGTGCTAAAGATCGCTTACCTCCCAGG GCAATTAAGATTGACATTAACATCGAGAAAGACTtggcttatgccctgaaagtTCGAGAATGTCCTCAAATTTTGTTTCTACGAGGGAATAAGATGGTGTACAGGGAGAAAG AACTCAGAACTGCGGATGAGCTGGTTCAGATGATTGCATTTTTCTATTACAATGCAAAGAAGCCTGCATGGGTTGATGATAAGGCCTTGTATTTACgtcattaa